The DNA segment TAGCGGTAGGCAGCGACTCGCGATGTTTTTCCCAGATGCTGGGAAGGCCCACCATCACTAACAGTAGAATCATCAAATGCATGACGGCGGACCAAATGAGCGCCGGGGCTTGATAATTGGTGTGTTTGTGGGGAGGAGGCATTGGGCGCTCCTTACTTCTTATTATCGGTCAATAGGGCGACTTTGGTGAAACCAGCGCCTCCCAAATTGCCGACAATACGCATGACTTCGCCATAACCAAGGCGACGATCTGCTTGTACGAAAACGCGTGTGTCACGTTTCTCGCTGGTGATCGCATCGAGCTTGGCGACGAGTTCTTTCTCCGTCACTTTGCTGTCTTGCAAGTGAAGCGTGCCATCTTTGGAAATGCTCAGCACGAGCGGCTCATCTTGACCGGGCAAGGTAGAGGCATCTGCATCTGGTAAATCAACGGTTACACCGGTCGAGAGCATGGGAGCCGTCACCATGAAGATCACCAAAAGCACGAGCATGACATCGACAAAAGGCGTGACATTGATTTCGGTAAAGCGGTTATTGCGGTGGCGTCGGTTATTGCTACTGCTGCCTCCGCCTCCCATTGAAGCACCCATGAGTTTAACTCTCTAATTGCCGCGAGAGCAGCGTGTTAAATTCAACAGAGAAGTCCTCTAAGCGGCCATCGAATTTATCGAGTTCGCCGGCGAATTTGTTATAAGCAATAACCGCAGGAATCGCCGCGAATAGGCCGATCGCCGTCGCAAACAGTGCTTCCGCAATGCCGGGAGCAACCACCGCGAGTGAGGTGTTCTGTGACAGGGCAATCGATTGGAAGCTATTCATAATGCCCCAAACCGTACCGAATAGGCCGATGAAGGGAGCCGATGAACCGACTGTCGCCAGAAAGCCAATGCCGCTGGAGAGTTTATCCATTTCGCGGTTCCGGCTTACTTGCATAATTTGGAACATGCGATCACGTAAACCAAGGCGAGCGCTCATCGCGTCACTTTTACCTTTGTTCTTTTGGCTGCGATACCATTCTTCCATCGCAGCGAGAAAAACTTCGGCATAAGGGTGGCGGATTTTACGCTTCTTGGTTTTCTCATAGAAGCTATCAAGCTCTTGCGCTGACCAGAATTCTTTTTCAAAACGGCTTGCACGATATTGCGCATTTTTGAAGCTAAGCCACTTGTCGAAAACGATTCCCCAGCACCAGAACGAGGCGAGTAGTAGAAGGATAATTACCGATTTTACGACAATATCCGCCTGCAAAAACATGCCCCAAAGCGACATATCGGTATGCGCGATACTTCCTGGTAAATTACCTGAGCTTACCGATTGTATGGCGGTATCAATCTTATTTGCCATGAGAGTTTCCCTATGCTTCTTTTTGTAATCTTACGCGAATATCCAGCGGAATACGTGCGGGACTAAGGTGCTCATTGACACAAACGACGGTGACTTTCATTTGTGCAAGGAGCCTCTTATCCGCAACTCGCTGGACATCTTGCTGCATTGTTATACTCGCATTGCCAAGCTCTAGCAAGCTTGTCTCTATGATGAGTTCGTCATCTAGCCGACCTGGCGCTAGGTAGTCTATCGCGCAATGGCGTACGACAAAGAATATACCTTTCTCTTCGCGCAATTCAGACTGTTCAATGGCTAACTCACGCAGCCATTCCGTCCGCCCATGTTCTGCAAATTTAAGGTAATTCCCATAATAAACGACACCCGCAGCATCGGTATCGTCATAGTAAATTCGGATAGGAAATTGATGCGCCATTAATCTAATAAACCTTCCTGCGGGGTTGCTGTCGTCTTAGGTATCGGTAAACCGAGATGGTTCCATGCGGTTGCGGTTAGCATTCGTCCGCGTGGAGTGCGTTGGATGAAACCGATTTGCAGTAAGTAAGGTTCAATCGTTTCTTCAATAGCGTCGCGCTGTTCGGAGAGGCCGGCGGCGAGGGTTTCGACACCTACAGGGCCGCCCGCATAATGCTCAGCAATATAGGTGAGGTAGCGCCGGTCAGAGGCATCAAGTCCAATCGCATCGACTTCCAAACGTGAGAGCGCATTGGCGGCGAGTTGCTGGCTGATACTGGTTTTTCCCGCAGCATGGGCGAAGTCACGTACCCGTTTTAGTAAGCGAATGGCAATACGCGGTGTGCCGCGCGCGCGACGGGCAATTTCGCCAGCGCCGGTAAGCTCGAGTTCTGTTTTCATCACACCCGCAGCGCGGGTGATGACGGTTCTCAAATCGGCTTCATTATAGAATTCTAGCTTTAGCGGAATCCCAAAGCGATCGCGCAATGGGTTGGACAGGAGGCCAAGACGGGTCGTCGCCGCAATCAGCGTGAAGGGCTGTAAATCAATCCGCATCGAGCGAGCAGCTGGGCCTTCGCCGATAATGATATCGAGTTGAAAATCCTCCATCGCGGGGTAGAGCACTTCTTCGACCATTGTGTTGAGGCGATGAATCTCATCAATGAAGAGCACATCACCCTTTTGCAGATTACTTAAGATTGCGGCGAGATCGCCTGCCTTTGTCAGCATCGGGCCAGAGGTCGCCTTAAAGCCGACGCCAAGTTCTTTAGCGACAATCTGCGCCAGCGTCGTTTTTCCCAAGCCTGGCGGGCCATAGAAGAGTGTGTGATCAAGCGTTTCGCCGCGCGCTTTAGCGGCATCGACAAAGACTTTCAGATTGCTACAAGCCGTTTTCTGTCCGGTAAAATCAGCGAGGGTCTGCGGGCGTAACTGAGGCTCGCTTAGGCGTTCTTCGTCGGGGGCATCGGGGGTGATTAAGCGGTCAGCCGTCATCTCGACATCCTTTGCAGGCTAAGGCGGATCATGTCTTCTAGCGAGATGTCCGGCTGCTCTTGTGTGAGTGCGAGGATCGCGCTGTAAGCTTCAGAACGGCCATAACCTAGATTGGATAGGGCGGAGATCGCTTCTTCAATCTCGTTACTTGCTGCGGGTGTATTGGGTGCGGGTGTATGTTTTGCCGTGCTAGCTGCGGAGGGAGCGAAACTCACATCGCCCGTTGGAATCGAATCGACTTTGTTTTTTAGTTCTGTCACTAAACGTTCGCCCAGTTTTGGGCCGACGCCACTGGCACGCGTGAGCATTTTACTGTCGCGCGCATGGATGGCTTGCACAATCTCTAGCGGCGTGAAGCTGCTTAAAATACCCAATGCCATTTTCGCGCCAACACCTTGCACGGTGCAGAGCACATTAAACCAGCGCTTATCGCTTTCCGATAAGAAGCCATAAAGGTGGATATGATCTTCGCGGACATGCGTTTCGATGAAAATTGTGGCTGGATGTCCCGCTTCGGGCAATTGTTGCAAGCTGCGCGCAGATAAATAAACGAGGTAACAAACCCCGCCCACATCCAGCAGGAGCCCGTCTTCGCCGACTGATTCGATAATGCCTTTAAGTTTCCCGATCATGCTTTTTTCTAGCCCTTTCTTGCAAACTTACGTGGATTGGTTACAAATTCAAGCAAACAACAACAAAATGACCAAAACAGGGTATATTCCATGCTAGCAATACGTCAATACGGCCTTCTGGGCGGGCTTCTCTTCTTTTTCATCGCATCGCAGCTTCCTGCACCTGAGGGGCTAGACCAGCAAGGCTGGTTAGTCTTGGTGATTGCGCTATGGATGGCGCTTTGGTGGATGACTGAGGCAGTGCCGATGGCGGTCACAGCGTTGATACCGCTCGTCGCATTTCCTTTGTTGGATCTAGGAAGCCTAAAATCTGTGGGCTCGAGCTATGCCGGCAAAGCGATTTTCCTTACTCTTGGTGGCTTCATCATCGGTATCGCCCTGCAACGTTGGAACCTCCACATCCGGATCGCCATGCAAACCGTGAAGCGGGTAGGGACGGAGCCTCGCCGTGTGATTGGTGGCTTTATGATTGCCTGTGCGTTTCTTTCAATGTGGATGACGAATACAGCGACGACCGTTATGATGTTGCCGATCGCCTATTCTGTTGCGCTCTTGCTGAGTAATGAAGGTAAAGGCGACGATGCGGTGAAGAAGCGTTTCGGCACAGCATTGATGCTCGGTCTGGCTTACAGCGCCAGTATTGGCGGGATGATGACGCTGGTAGGAACCTCGACCAATGTGATGTTCAAAGGCTATTTCGAAGAGAATTATGGCATTGAAATCGACTTCCTTGATTGGATGAAAGTGGCCGTGCCGATTGGCGTAACGTTGCTCTTTATCACGTGGTGGTTGCTCACGCGCATTATGTTCCCTTGCAAGATGGAAGCGCATGACGGGATCGCAAAAATTATCAATCAGAAGCTGGCGGATCTCGGCAAAATGTCTGTAGGTGAGAAGCGCACGCTATTCGTCTTCGTACTGACGGCGAGCCTATGGGTGGGTAAAGACTGGCTAGAGCCTTACCTTGGTGGCTTGAAGCTCAACGATGCCTCGATTGCGATCTTTGGTGCGTTGCTGCTGTTCATTATCCCTGCAGATTGGAAAAGCGGAACGTTCTTGCTTGAATGGAAAGATACGCGCGATGTGCCTTGGGGCATCCTCCTTCTCCTCGGCGGCGGTCTTGCTCTTGCAGGGGCGATGAATAGTTTTGGTGTCGCTGATTGGATCGGTGGAAAAATCACCAGCTTTAGCGATCTGCCAATTTGGGTGCTTATTTTGTTAACCGTTACGTTGATCATTTTCCTATCGGAGTTGATGAGTAACGTGGCGACGCTTACGGCCTTCTTGCCAGTGATTGTTGCGGTAGCAATTGGCTTTGGTGAGAACCCACTCTTACTGGCAGTACCAGCAGCCTTGGCGGCAAGTTGTGCCTTTATGCTACCGGTTGCGACACCGCCGAATGCGATTGTGTTTGGGAGTAATTTACTCACCATTCCGCAAATGGCGAAAACCGGAATATGGCTGAATATTATCGGGATCTTCCTACTTTGTGCGGTGAGCTATGTGCTAGGAACGGTTGTGTTTGATGTTGAGTTAGGCGTGTTGCCTGAATGGGCTATGCCAATCGATTATAACTAGACTCTGGCGCTAGCAACGGCGGTTTCCGCCGCTTCTTGCTTTGCCGTTTCGCGTGCAGCAAGGTTTTCCTCACGTTCTGTATTGGCAATCGTTGAAGCCACGCTCGGTTTCTTCTCGACGGTCGTTTCAGGTGTTGTTTCAGGAATAACTTCCGGTGCGACAGTAGGGGCGTCTGCAATCATTTCCGTTGGGGCACGTTCGCCTTGTGCTGCCTCGATAGCAATGCCATGATGTTGCTCAAGGCGGTTAGCAACCTCGGTAAAGAAGACGGAGAAGCCATCGTCTTTTAGCTCTTTGAGTTCACGTGTTTGAACTATTTGTGAAGAAAGACGCGCGAGCTCGTCACTATGTTTCCCCTGGTTCACGCCTGAAGCGAGTGCCATGGTCGCGTGCATTGCGAGCTCGTTCTTATCAATGGTCTTTACGGCGAAAGGAGCCATTGCTTTTGCGGTGAGGGAGCCAAAAATAGTGAGTGATCCGAGTAACTGGAACCACTGGATGTTTCCTTTGCGAAATTCACTTTTATCTAAATCGAACAATGGGCGGATTAGGGTTTTTCCATATTGACCAAGCCCACGTATGAGGCCAATAAACTTATTCTTACTTTCTGTAGGTTGAGTGACGATTTTATCTTTATTTTCGGCCCATAAACTGCCTGACCATAGAGTAATGTTGGCAATCCATTCCATGATACCTGCAATGGCATTGGATTGACGTCTCGTACGTGTGAGAAGTGTTTGGTCTTGTTCTAATTTATGTGGATCTTCTGGCTTACCGGTTAACGTGACCACTTTTGCTGCGAGGGAGAGGTAACCATGTCCTTTAAGCTGCTTATTACCCGCCATGGTCATGGCTAGTTTTCCAGCAAATTTAACTGCGTTACTGAAGACAAAAGAATTTTGTTCCATCCAGCTATATTTATTGGATTTTTTGGTGATGCGGTCTTCGATATTTGGGAGTGGTTGAGAGGTGAAGTTTAGGACTTCATTGACCTTGTTCTTTGCAAAAGTAAGGCGCGTATCATCTTCTTTTTTCTGAACCCCATAAACGGAGTTAACGCCATTGCCGATAAAGCTTAGGCTTGCAGAACGGATTTTTGCGACTCCATCAGTTGTTTGGTAAACGTTTTTAGCATCTTTATCGCGCTTTGCGATTCGCACTTGTTCAGAGGTGATGGGCTTGTCTAAAAAATCAACTTTTCCGCCTTTGCCGGCATCAAAAATCTTCTGTGCCTTGGCGGCTGTATCAGCCGCTCCGGCCTTTTTTGCCGAATCGAAAAACCCAGAAAGGATCATCAATACTTGGCCAATGTTGCCAACGGTGCCGCGAACCTTGATGAGGTCGAGTTTTTTTTCTTTCTTCTTGGCGGCGGCTTTGGTTAAATTATCACCTGTGGCGCTCTGCCAGTCACCCAGTAACTGGGTAATATTATCCGTCGTACGGGCAATTAATACAGCTTGGCCTTCAACTGACGTGCTGCTGACGATTTTAATATTAGGAAGGTTTTGCTCGATTTGGCTTTTGAGGTGTTCTGGGCTTGCCGCTTGTTGACCGTGGAAAAATAAGAAATGACCGCCATCAGCTGCTTGCGTAACATCGAGTTTACGTAAAGCGGCAGACTTAGCAGTATTCACGAATGTTTGTAGATCGACTACGTGTTCGTTTTTAGTTTTTCCCATGTTCTAATTATACTGAAAAATGAGGAGAGAAATGTTACGGTTATGTTAAGAATGTTGGGCTAAATAATGGAAGGCGTCGCTTCCAATTGCGCCGTGGCTTGTGCTTCAATACGGTCTGCTAATTTTTCAGCAGGTTTGTCGCGTGCTATAGTAGAGGCGATGGTTTTTTCTTTTGTACCTTCAATGACTTGCTGTTCTTTTTCCGATTCAATGGTTTTAGCATTTGTCACGTCTTTTTGTTCGGCTTTAATCGTAATATCATGGTGTTTTTCAAGCTGATTGGCGATCGTGGTAAACGTAGCGGCAAACCCCTGTTCTTTAATTTCGGGTAATTCACGCGTTTGAATCATTTGAGTGGTCATTTGAGCCACTTCTGTTGCGTGATTTTCGTTAATGGAGGCCGCAATCGCGAGAGTTGAATGGCTGATTAAGTTTTCGACATCCAGCTTCTTAACCGTATAGGGGGCCATTGCTTTGGTGATCAGGCTGACGACAAAGGCGATACCACCTGAGAATTGCCACCATTGGATATTGTCTTTTGTGCGGGCCTCGCTATTTTTAAAATCAAATAAACTAAACCAGCTTCGCTCTGATTTTGCTTTTGTCTTTTGTGCAGCGGTCATGTTTTTCTCACGGAAGAAAGAGCCGGCGAGAAGACTGAAGGTTGAGGTCCAATCGAATAAACTTGAAATCATGTTTGAATTACGACGTAGGAGAGAAATTTTACTTTGTTTCTTTTCCAGCTTGAAAGGATCTTCAGGCAAGCCTGTTAGGCTAACAACTTTTCCAATAATGGAAAGCCAACCGCTCATTTTTAGGTCTTTGCTGTCTCCCGTTGTTAGTGCGTATTTGGAGGCAAGCTTAATCACGCTTCCAACACGAATGGAGTTCTTCTTCATGAAGCTTGGTTCGTCTGCTAGAGGTGTTTTGCGTTTCGTTTTCTCTGCGGAGGGTGCTAATTTTCCATCATCACCATGGCGAAGGGTCACTCCTTTATTTATCAAATCTTTGGCGAAATTTAGGCGTGTGGTGTCCATTTCTTCTTGAACACCCCAAATGGAGTTAATGCCATTACCGACAAATCCTAGAATGGAGGTGTTGATTTTTGCAGCACCATCTTTTGTTTTGTAAATATTGGCTGCGCCTGCTTTAGCGGCTTTTGATTTGTTATCGCCATCCCAAAGAGCAGAGAAGATCATCAGGAATTGTGCGAATACACCGATATGGCCACGTAACTTGATCAGGTCTGTTTTTTCAGCCTTTTTTTGCGCTTTTGTTATTTTGAATGTTTCACCGCTATGGCTCGTGAGCTCTTGTGTTAGGGCTTCAGGGCTCTTACTCGTGCGGCCTACATAGATGTTTTTACCTTCAATTGTCGTCTTGCTTACAAGGTCAAGTTCTGGCAGGCTTGATTCAATAAAATCACGTAAAGACAATCGATTAGCGTATGCGTGGCTATGAAAAAAGACATAATTATCCCCTTGTGCTGATTGGGTAAATTCTACCTTATCTAGCAGGGCGTCACGCGAGGTGTTCGTATAAATTAGAGGCTTTTCCACGGTTTTATTATAACTGAACAGGTGGCAAAAGAATGTTACAGCTTGATGAAGATTCCGGGCTTAATGCATAGGCTAAGTGAGCTGAAAACGGCTAGACTGCGATGCGCGACATGAGTGCTGCGCCGAGTGTGCCTTCATCTAAGTAATCTAGCTCGCCACCGACCGGAATGCCTTGTGCTAAGCGGGTGATAGAAAGATCCGTACCCTCAAGTGCCTCTTGCAAATAATGTGCAGTGGTTTGGCCTTCGAGCGTATTATTCGTGCCGAGGATCACTTCGGTTACGGGGTTGTTTAGGGCGCGTTTGAGTAGTTTTGGGATGCCTAGAGCATCAGGGCCACGCCCATCAATAGCCGAAAGCGTTCCGCCCAATACATGATAGCGCCCGCGATACATACCGCCGCGTTCAATCGCCCATAGGTCGCTCACATCTTCAACGACACAGATCATGCTATTGTCACGGCGTTCATCCGCGCAAATCGCGCAAGGGTTGGTCACATCCATATTATGGCATTGTTCGCAAATGCACACATCACTGCGCACCTCAGCAAGGGCTTGGTGCAATGGATCGAGCATTTTCGATTGCTCACGTAAAAGCTTGAGCGTGATGCGTTGCGCCGAGCGGGGGCCAAGACCCGGTAATTTCGCGATCGCGTTAATGAGATTGTCTATACTGCTCATCGTCTATCGCTTTCCGCAGATTGGTACGCGGTGCCATGAAGAGTAATATCGGTTGGCCAAGTTGGCTACTTTATTGAAATGCCCTTTTTCGAGCGCGCCATAAAGCGATGCCACTTCGCCGCAATATTGACGTTGGGGGCGTCCGAGGCTGGCGCGTGAGGCGCGGTTTGCCATTTTGGTGACAAAGTCATTCAGCAGTTTGTCGCCCTTATTCTGTCCACCATGACGGCTGAAAAAGTTGATAATTTGGCTGCCATAAGCATTTAGCTGAGAGCCGTAGCGTTTTGCGAAATTATTATATTGACGTTTTTGCCCGCAGCTAAGCGCCGCCACCATTAACTCACTTTGCAGCGCGCGCATGTTCAGCGCCTGAAACTCAGCTGGCTTCGCACAAACGGCAGCCTGCGCCGAAGCACTCCATAGGATGAGGGTAAATAAAGTTATAAGCAGTTTCATTTTTTGTTTTTATTGTTGATTTCGTACGTGCTGTTACTGCTGAGTCTAGAAACTAACTGCGACGAGTGACAACAAAATCGGCTAATTCGCGTAAGATATCGGCTTTTTTGTCGAAAACATCCAGGTGATTGATGGCTTGTTGCGCCAATGTTTTGGATTGCTCTTTTGCACGATCAATGCCGAGTGCTTCAATAAGCGTGGCTTTGCCCGCATCTTTATCTTTATTGACGGCCTTACCGGTTTCTTCGCGTTTACCTTCTGCATCAAGCAAATCATCACGAATTTGGAAAGCCAGTCCCATATCATGCGCGTAACGACGTAGTGCTGAACGTAGTTTTAATGGTGCTTTACCCAAAATTGCACCGGCTTCGCATGATACGGCGAATAACTCGCCGGTTTTGAGGCGTTGCAGGCGGATGATTTCATCGACGCTGAGCGTACGATTTTCCGCTTCTAAATCCATCATTTGACCGGCGACCATGCCGTTATAGCCACCGGCCTTGGTTAGGCTTTGAATCAAGTCGCAACGTACAGCGGGGTTCGCGTGGACCTGTTCGCTTGCGAGGACCTGAAAGGCAAACGTGAGTAGAGCGTCACCGGCCAAAATCGCCGCCGCTTCACCGAATTTAATGTGTGCAGAGGGTTTTCCGCGGCGCAAATCATCGTCATCCATCGCAGGTAGATCATCATGAATGAGCGAGTAAGTATGCATGAACTCAATGGCTGCTGCTGTATTGAGCGAGGCTTTAAGCGATACGCCGAACAGGTTCGCACATTTGACCGTAAGGAATGGGCGAAGACGTTTACCACCCGAAAGGGCAGAGTAGCGCATGGCTTCGATAATGGTGTTTTCTTGGTCGGCAGCGTAGCTGCTTACGGCACCATCATTCGCTTGTGTCGCGCTTGGAAAAGCGAGGATATTTTCCGCTTCGACTTCGCCACCTGGTAGGAGCGTATCCATTGTTTCGTGCAGGGCGTCAGCCACTTCTTGGAGGGCGGTTTGTAGATCCGTCATGTTTTATCCTTCAGCTGTAAAAGGCTCAGTATCGGTCGAGCCATCAGAGTTTTGTACAATTTTTTCCACTTTTAGCGTCGCTTCTTTTAGCTTCGCCTCGCAATGTTCTTTAAGTTTTGTGCCGCGCGTGTAATCCGTAATGCTAGCCTCAAGCGAGCTTTGGCCATTTTCAAGTTTCCGTACGATGCCATCTAACTCGGTTAGGGCATCTTCAAAATTCATTTCGTCGAGTTTAGGGGCATTTTGTGCGGACATGGGTTTACACCTTGTTATTTTATTGCTCGCAATTTAACCGATGCCGCCTTTTCGTGCAACCGCTGCTTAAGCCCGTTTGTGCTTCTTACGTTTGGCGGTGTGTTTTTCGATGCATTCAATCATCATTCCGGCGATATTTTTGCCGGTGATCGTTTCAATGCCCTCGAGGCCGGGTGAAGAATTGATCTCCAACACTTTTGGACCATCTTTCGCGCGGATAATGTCGACGCCGGCTACTTGTAAGCCCATTGCTTTAGCTGCATTGACGGCGATTTTTCGCTCTGTTGGAGTGATGCGAACCGAGCTTGCTGTACCGCCTAAATGCAGATTAGCGCGGAACTCACCCGCTGCCGCCTCGCGCATGATGGAGCCGACGACTTTGCCATCGATGACGAAACAGCGAATATCTTTGCCATCCGCTTCTTTGATAAATTCTTGCACGAGGATGTTGGCATGCAGGCTTTTGAAGGCATTGATAACAGATTCAGCGGCTTTATTGGTTTCGGCCAATACCACGCCTTTACCTTGCGTGCCTTCAAGCAGCTTCACGATCAGCGGAGCACCGCCCACCATC comes from the Rickettsiales bacterium genome and includes:
- the tolR gene encoding protein TolR; protein product: MGASMGGGGSSSNNRRHRNNRFTEINVTPFVDVMLVLLVIFMVTAPMLSTGVTVDLPDADASTLPGQDEPLVLSISKDGTLHLQDSKVTEKELVAKLDAITSEKRDTRVFVQADRRLGYGEVMRIVGNLGGAGFTKVALLTDNKK
- the tolQ gene encoding protein TolQ, coding for MANKIDTAIQSVSSGNLPGSIAHTDMSLWGMFLQADIVVKSVIILLLLASFWCWGIVFDKWLSFKNAQYRASRFEKEFWSAQELDSFYEKTKKRKIRHPYAEVFLAAMEEWYRSQKNKGKSDAMSARLGLRDRMFQIMQVSRNREMDKLSSGIGFLATVGSSAPFIGLFGTVWGIMNSFQSIALSQNTSLAVVAPGIAEALFATAIGLFAAIPAVIAYNKFAGELDKFDGRLEDFSVEFNTLLSRQLES
- the ybgC gene encoding tol-pal system-associated acyl-CoA thioesterase → MAHQFPIRIYYDDTDAAGVVYYGNYLKFAEHGRTEWLRELAIEQSELREEKGIFFVVRHCAIDYLAPGRLDDELIIETSLLELGNASITMQQDVQRVADKRLLAQMKVTVVCVNEHLSPARIPLDIRVRLQKEA
- the ruvB gene encoding Holliday junction branch migration DNA helicase RuvB; amino-acid sequence: MTADRLITPDAPDEERLSEPQLRPQTLADFTGQKTACSNLKVFVDAAKARGETLDHTLFYGPPGLGKTTLAQIVAKELGVGFKATSGPMLTKAGDLAAILSNLQKGDVLFIDEIHRLNTMVEEVLYPAMEDFQLDIIIGEGPAARSMRIDLQPFTLIAATTRLGLLSNPLRDRFGIPLKLEFYNEADLRTVITRAAGVMKTELELTGAGEIARRARGTPRIAIRLLKRVRDFAHAAGKTSISQQLAANALSRLEVDAIGLDASDRRYLTYIAEHYAGGPVGVETLAAGLSEQRDAIEETIEPYLLQIGFIQRTPRGRMLTATAWNHLGLPIPKTTATPQEGLLD
- the ruvA gene encoding Holliday junction branch migration protein RuvA, which translates into the protein MIGKLKGIIESVGEDGLLLDVGGVCYLVYLSARSLQQLPEAGHPATIFIETHVREDHIHLYGFLSESDKRWFNVLCTVQGVGAKMALGILSSFTPLEIVQAIHARDSKMLTRASGVGPKLGERLVTELKNKVDSIPTGDVSFAPSAASTAKHTPAPNTPAASNEIEEAISALSNLGYGRSEAYSAILALTQEQPDISLEDMIRLSLQRMSR
- a CDS encoding DASS family sodium-coupled anion symporter, producing MLAIRQYGLLGGLLFFFIASQLPAPEGLDQQGWLVLVIALWMALWWMTEAVPMAVTALIPLVAFPLLDLGSLKSVGSSYAGKAIFLTLGGFIIGIALQRWNLHIRIAMQTVKRVGTEPRRVIGGFMIACAFLSMWMTNTATTVMMLPIAYSVALLLSNEGKGDDAVKKRFGTALMLGLAYSASIGGMMTLVGTSTNVMFKGYFEENYGIEIDFLDWMKVAVPIGVTLLFITWWLLTRIMFPCKMEAHDGIAKIINQKLADLGKMSVGEKRTLFVFVLTASLWVGKDWLEPYLGGLKLNDASIAIFGALLLFIIPADWKSGTFLLEWKDTRDVPWGILLLLGGGLALAGAMNSFGVADWIGGKITSFSDLPIWVLILLTVTLIIFLSELMSNVATLTAFLPVIVAVAIGFGENPLLLAVPAALAASCAFMLPVATPPNAIVFGSNLLTIPQMAKTGIWLNIIGIFLLCAVSYVLGTVVFDVELGVLPEWAMPIDYN
- the recR gene encoding recombination mediator RecR; amino-acid sequence: MSSIDNLINAIAKLPGLGPRSAQRITLKLLREQSKMLDPLHQALAEVRSDVCICEQCHNMDVTNPCAICADERRDNSMICVVEDVSDLWAIERGGMYRGRYHVLGGTLSAIDGRGPDALGIPKLLKRALNNPVTEVILGTNNTLEGQTTAHYLQEALEGTDLSITRLAQGIPVGGELDYLDEGTLGAALMSRIAV
- a CDS encoding polyprenyl synthetase family protein, with protein sequence MTDLQTALQEVADALHETMDTLLPGGEVEAENILAFPSATQANDGAVSSYAADQENTIIEAMRYSALSGGKRLRPFLTVKCANLFGVSLKASLNTAAAIEFMHTYSLIHDDLPAMDDDDLRRGKPSAHIKFGEAAAILAGDALLTFAFQVLASEQVHANPAVRCDLIQSLTKAGGYNGMVAGQMMDLEAENRTLSVDEIIRLQRLKTGELFAVSCEAGAILGKAPLKLRSALRRYAHDMGLAFQIRDDLLDAEGKREETGKAVNKDKDAGKATLIEALGIDRAKEQSKTLAQQAINHLDVFDKKADILRELADFVVTRRS
- a CDS encoding exodeoxyribonuclease VII small subunit, with product MSAQNAPKLDEMNFEDALTELDGIVRKLENGQSSLEASITDYTRGTKLKEHCEAKLKEATLKVEKIVQNSDGSTDTEPFTAEG